The following are encoded together in the Arcticibacterium luteifluviistationis genome:
- a CDS encoding di-heme oxidoreductase family protein, whose product MKDELDPQGTYEENEEYSGGNLTTFDFGENAFGHSAPNLVFEEENAFVVGNSFFRSNWTTAPASASVRDGLGPVFNSRSCGGCHPKDGRGTPPLTYGEPLNGLLFRLSGANGAPETTYGEQLQDKAILGKVPEAKVAVTYAELSGKYADGTSYSLRKPNYEFTEWGYGAIESGFLFSPRVGNQLAGVGLLEAINNADILASVDEQDMNGDGISGRANYVFDAVSQSTLLGKFGWKSNQPNLLQQTAGAFNGDIGITSSVFMKDHVTDAQTDLHDVINGGEPEISDKNLNDVVFYLQTLSVPARRDAEDVDVLKGKLLFTQLECATCHTPKYVTGTSHEIPALREQTIRPYTDLLLHDMGADLADGRPDFLANGNEWRTPPLWGIGLLQTVNGHTFLLHDGRARNIEEAILWHGGEAEKSKEKFTNLTAQDRTRLLKFLESL is encoded by the coding sequence ATGAAGGATGAATTAGATCCTCAAGGTACATATGAAGAAAATGAAGAATATTCTGGTGGTAATTTGACCACTTTTGATTTCGGAGAAAATGCATTTGGGCACTCTGCTCCCAATCTAGTTTTTGAAGAAGAAAACGCTTTTGTGGTTGGGAATTCTTTTTTTAGGTCAAACTGGACTACTGCTCCAGCTTCTGCTTCTGTCAGAGATGGTTTAGGCCCTGTTTTTAATTCACGTTCTTGTGGTGGTTGTCACCCAAAAGACGGAAGAGGAACTCCGCCATTAACTTACGGGGAGCCCCTAAACGGTTTATTATTTAGACTAAGTGGGGCAAATGGAGCTCCAGAAACCACTTACGGAGAGCAGCTTCAAGACAAAGCTATATTAGGGAAAGTGCCCGAAGCTAAAGTGGCTGTTACCTATGCTGAGCTAAGCGGGAAGTATGCTGATGGAACATCTTACTCCCTTAGAAAACCAAATTATGAATTTACTGAGTGGGGTTATGGTGCTATAGAAAGCGGATTTCTTTTTTCGCCACGTGTAGGAAATCAATTAGCAGGTGTTGGGCTTTTAGAAGCTATTAACAATGCTGATATTTTGGCTAGTGTGGACGAGCAAGATATGAATGGCGATGGAATTAGCGGTAGAGCGAATTACGTTTTTGACGCTGTTAGCCAATCTACTTTATTAGGTAAGTTTGGATGGAAATCAAACCAACCAAATTTATTGCAGCAAACTGCAGGAGCCTTTAATGGTGATATTGGAATTACCAGTTCGGTTTTCATGAAAGACCATGTGACCGATGCTCAAACAGATTTACATGATGTGATAAATGGCGGAGAACCAGAAATCTCTGATAAAAACCTTAATGATGTAGTCTTTTATCTTCAAACTTTAAGCGTGCCAGCAAGGCGAGATGCAGAAGATGTAGACGTTTTAAAAGGTAAACTACTTTTCACTCAATTGGAATGTGCTACCTGTCATACACCAAAGTATGTTACAGGCACTAGTCATGAAATACCCGCTTTAAGAGAGCAAACCATCAGACCATACACAGATTTACTTTTACATGATATGGGTGCTGATTTAGCCGATGGAAGACCAGATTTTCTAGCCAACGGAAACGAATGGCGTACACCACCTTTATGGGGTATAGGTTTACTCCAAACTGTTAATGGGCATACATTTCTTTTACATGATGGCCGAGCCAGAAATATAGAAGAGGCTATTCTTTGGCACGGCGGCGAGGCTGAAAAATCTAAAGAAAAATTCACTAATTTAACTGCTCAAGACAGAACTCGATTACTGAAATTTCTAGAAAGCTTGTAA
- a CDS encoding imelysin family protein, which translates to MKKLILSTFILFAAFACDDNNETPTPAIDVQQEVLDQYAAMVYANYDDAVQTALTLQTAVDAFIADPSDATLETAKAAWIASRNPYGQTEAFRFYGGPIDDENGPEGLINGWPLDESYIDYVEGNTESGIINDPVNFATIDKAALMDANENGGETNLSTGYHAIEFLLWGQDFNDNGPGTRPFTDYTTATNADRRATYLSVVTALLIENLTEVRDAWAAGATYTTSFLAGGETSLANVLRGIGALSKGELAGERMTVALENGDQEDEHSCFSDNTKADIAMNFKGIDNVYKGIYTSSTGIVTSGTSLSDLLGAASAAKNQTVLDLLSQSSTNIDGIPAPFDSALRAGDPNGNIESSIISLRNLSDAIVDAALEIGIQVNAELD; encoded by the coding sequence ATGAAAAAACTAATATTATCTACCTTCATCCTTTTTGCAGCTTTTGCTTGTGATGATAATAACGAAACACCAACGCCAGCTATAGATGTTCAGCAGGAGGTTTTAGACCAATACGCTGCTATGGTTTATGCCAACTATGATGACGCGGTACAAACAGCATTGACACTTCAAACGGCTGTTGATGCTTTCATTGCTGACCCAAGTGATGCTACTTTAGAAACAGCAAAAGCTGCCTGGATTGCTTCTAGGAACCCTTACGGTCAAACAGAAGCCTTTAGATTTTATGGCGGACCTATTGATGATGAAAATGGACCAGAAGGTCTTATCAACGGATGGCCATTAGACGAAAGCTATATTGACTATGTAGAAGGAAATACAGAAAGTGGAATTATTAACGACCCTGTTAATTTCGCAACAATTGATAAGGCAGCATTGATGGATGCCAACGAGAATGGCGGAGAGACTAATTTGAGTACAGGCTACCACGCTATTGAGTTTTTACTTTGGGGGCAAGATTTTAACGATAATGGTCCAGGAACAAGACCATTTACAGATTATACTACTGCTACTAATGCAGACAGAAGAGCTACTTACCTAAGTGTGGTAACAGCGTTGTTAATAGAAAACTTGACAGAGGTAAGAGATGCATGGGCTGCTGGAGCAACTTACACTACTTCTTTCTTGGCTGGTGGTGAAACATCTTTAGCGAATGTTTTAAGAGGAATTGGTGCCTTGAGTAAAGGTGAGTTAGCAGGAGAGCGTATGACGGTAGCATTAGAAAATGGTGACCAAGAAGATGAGCACTCTTGTTTTAGTGATAACACGAAGGCTGATATCGCTATGAATTTCAAAGGAATTGACAATGTTTATAAAGGTATTTACACCAGCTCTACTGGAATAGTAACTAGCGGAACGTCACTTTCAGATTTATTAGGAGCGGCTAGTGCAGCTAAAAACCAAACGGTTTTAGATTTATTAAGCCAATCATCTACTAATATTGATGGTATTCCAGCACCTTTTGATTCTGCTTTAAGAGCGGGTGACCCAAATGGTAACATCGAAAGCTCTATTATTTCATTGAGAAACTTGAGTGATGCTATTGTAGATGCTGCTTTGGAAATAGGAATTCAGGTAAATGCTGAATTAGACTAA
- a CDS encoding amino acid permease yields the protein MTENQNKFGTAPVFFTAVSTILGAILFLRFGYSVGTVGLGGTLIIVLIGHAVTIPTAMALSEIATNIKVEGGGAYYIISRSFGLVIGSTIGVALYLSQAISVAFYIIAFTEAFSPFFDWLFDNYIFMPWANWLLHQSQTLAIPALFALTSIVLVKGAKLGIQTLYWVVAILTVALIAFFLGKPIEVDPLATPPPPIPEVSIFTVFAIIFPAFTGIISGVGLSGDLKDPGKSIPLGTLTATFFGMIIYILIALKLYNSATLPMLADTSRLVMSDIAIQGWWLIPLGLAAATISSAIGSILVAPRTLQAMAKDKVFPGPAVNTWLAQGKGQGDDPYNASIVTGTIALFFILLGKLDAVAEVISMFFMVTYGSLCLISFMQHFAGDPSYRPRFKSKWYISLFGAVACFGLMFFMNSGYAFISIFFMLALYFTLNYFTTDKKNIAVIFQGVMYQISRKIHVFLQKSDKEANTSWRPSAVFLSPHTFQRLDAFNLTRWISHKYGFGTYIHHIDGYLSKQANQDAKLMKNRMIKMAQATKSEVYIDTLINQNLASSISQVVQLPSISGTENNMLLFDHARNNPTEIQTIVDNFKLIQAANFDIGILSTSERQFGLMKEIHIWITSSDYENANLMILMAYVISAHPDWKNGIIKVFYVFPKATIQQEKEKIAKMISSGQLPISSKNIEFIDRDEGVALNSIIMKNSPDADLLILGFLSEALKRFGTGVFEGYSDLCNILFVNTEEGKQIK from the coding sequence ATGACCGAGAATCAAAACAAATTCGGGACTGCTCCCGTTTTTTTTACAGCCGTATCTACCATTTTGGGTGCCATTCTTTTCTTAAGATTTGGCTATTCTGTTGGTACCGTGGGTTTAGGCGGCACTTTAATTATCGTATTGATTGGCCACGCTGTGACCATCCCTACGGCCATGGCTCTTTCAGAAATTGCCACAAATATCAAAGTAGAAGGCGGTGGAGCATACTACATTATATCACGTTCCTTTGGTTTAGTTATCGGTTCCACCATTGGCGTAGCACTTTATTTGTCACAGGCTATTAGTGTAGCGTTCTATATTATCGCATTTACAGAAGCCTTTAGTCCTTTTTTCGATTGGCTTTTTGACAATTATATTTTCATGCCTTGGGCCAATTGGCTCCTGCATCAAAGCCAAACCTTAGCCATTCCAGCCTTATTTGCCTTAACTTCTATAGTACTTGTAAAAGGAGCTAAGCTAGGAATTCAAACACTTTACTGGGTCGTAGCTATATTAACGGTAGCACTGATAGCCTTCTTTTTAGGAAAACCAATAGAGGTGGACCCACTAGCCACACCTCCCCCACCTATACCTGAAGTTTCTATTTTTACAGTATTTGCCATCATTTTCCCAGCCTTTACTGGAATTATATCAGGTGTTGGTTTATCAGGTGACTTAAAAGACCCTGGAAAGTCAATTCCTTTAGGAACATTAACGGCAACTTTTTTCGGGATGATAATCTACATTCTGATTGCCTTAAAATTATATAACTCTGCCACGCTCCCTATGTTGGCAGACACTTCTAGATTGGTCATGTCAGACATAGCGATTCAGGGTTGGTGGTTAATTCCATTAGGGCTTGCGGCTGCCACCATATCTTCCGCTATTGGTTCCATTCTGGTAGCACCCAGAACGCTTCAAGCCATGGCAAAAGATAAGGTATTTCCCGGCCCTGCAGTTAACACATGGCTAGCCCAAGGAAAAGGCCAAGGAGACGACCCATATAATGCTTCTATTGTTACAGGAACAATAGCACTCTTTTTTATCCTTCTAGGTAAGCTAGATGCTGTAGCAGAGGTTATCTCCATGTTTTTTATGGTTACTTATGGTTCGCTTTGCCTTATTTCTTTCATGCAGCATTTTGCAGGCGACCCATCTTACAGACCAAGATTTAAGTCAAAATGGTATATTAGTTTATTTGGTGCTGTGGCATGCTTTGGCCTTATGTTTTTCATGAATTCGGGCTACGCGTTCATTTCTATATTCTTCATGCTCGCTCTATATTTCACCCTGAATTATTTTACTACAGATAAGAAAAACATTGCCGTAATTTTTCAAGGTGTGATGTATCAAATCAGTAGAAAAATTCATGTTTTCTTACAAAAATCTGACAAAGAGGCTAACACTAGCTGGAGACCATCTGCAGTATTTTTAAGTCCGCATACTTTTCAGAGGTTAGATGCATTTAATCTTACTAGATGGATTTCACATAAATACGGTTTTGGTACTTACATTCATCATATAGACGGTTATTTATCAAAACAGGCTAATCAAGATGCCAAATTGATGAAAAACAGAATGATTAAAATGGCTCAAGCCACCAAAAGTGAGGTTTATATTGACACCCTTATAAACCAAAATTTAGCTAGTTCAATATCACAAGTGGTGCAGTTACCAAGTATTTCAGGCACAGAAAACAATATGCTACTCTTTGACCACGCCAGAAATAACCCAACGGAGATTCAAACTATTGTAGACAATTTTAAACTCATTCAGGCAGCTAATTTTGATATTGGAATTCTTTCTACTTCTGAACGTCAGTTTGGACTTATGAAAGAGATACATATCTGGATTACTAGTTCAGATTATGAAAATGCCAACTTGATGATTTTGATGGCTTATGTCATTTCCGCTCACCCAGACTGGAAAAATGGTATCATCAAGGTATTCTATGTTTTCCCTAAAGCTACTATTCAGCAAGAAAAAGAGAAGATAGCCAAAATGATATCCTCAGGTCAATTACCAATTTCGTCTAAGAATATTGAGTTTATTGATAGAGATGAAGGCGTTGCATTAAATAGCATCATCATGAAAAACTCACCAGATGCTGATTTACTGATTCTAGGTTTCCTAAGTGAGGCTTTAAAGCGTTTTGGAACGGGTGTATTTGAAGGCTATAGCGACTTGTGTAATATCCTTTTTGTGAACACAGAAGAGGGCAAGCAGATTAAATAG
- a CDS encoding imelysin family protein has translation MKSIISVGILSLGFLLSCSKSTDPVLVDTFDRKAFLENYADSYIIPGFQTLSTQTTLLNTTINDLSLNSDLSSAKQNWKVAYEAFLHVTLYNIGPAEEQVLTKSLVEEVATFPINTEALSTAITSGNYQVGSVARDLRGFLALEYLLFSEDAQGSDAWLAVVKAIAQDINERVADVNSAWPTFRETFVNNNGTSAGSSTSAIYNEFLKSFEALKNFKLGLPLGLRPGQTEALPGNVESPYSENNLLFSNTHFQVLKSFWEGNSGLGFREYLLTVEGGEALVNSTELQIKEVETAFLNVNETDFEASQLDGNQNLIALHTELQKLTRFFKSEMSSLLGIAITFSSGDGD, from the coding sequence TTGAAAAGTATAATATCAGTCGGCATCCTTTCTTTAGGTTTTCTTTTATCCTGTTCTAAAAGCACCGACCCTGTATTGGTAGACACGTTTGACCGAAAAGCATTTCTTGAAAATTATGCTGACTCCTATATAATTCCTGGTTTTCAAACTTTATCCACACAAACGACTCTTTTAAATACTACCATCAATGACCTTAGTTTGAACTCCGACTTGAGTTCTGCTAAGCAAAATTGGAAGGTGGCCTACGAAGCTTTTTTGCATGTCACTTTATACAACATTGGTCCCGCCGAGGAGCAAGTTCTTACCAAATCTTTGGTAGAAGAGGTGGCTACATTTCCAATAAACACGGAGGCATTAAGCACAGCTATTACTTCTGGGAACTATCAGGTGGGTTCTGTGGCTAGAGATTTAAGGGGATTTTTGGCTTTGGAGTATCTTTTATTTAGTGAAGATGCCCAGGGTTCAGATGCTTGGCTAGCAGTAGTGAAAGCTATAGCTCAAGATATTAATGAAAGAGTGGCTGACGTTAATTCCGCTTGGCCTACGTTTAGGGAAACCTTCGTGAATAATAATGGCACATCGGCTGGGAGCTCTACTTCCGCTATATATAATGAGTTCCTCAAAAGTTTTGAGGCCTTAAAAAACTTTAAACTTGGACTTCCTTTAGGACTTAGACCAGGTCAAACGGAAGCTCTTCCTGGAAATGTAGAAAGTCCATATTCTGAGAATAATCTACTTTTCTCAAATACACATTTTCAGGTATTAAAGTCATTTTGGGAAGGGAATTCAGGACTAGGCTTTAGAGAATATTTATTAACGGTAGAAGGAGGGGAAGCATTGGTTAATAGTACCGAACTTCAAATAAAAGAGGTGGAAACTGCATTCCTTAATGTTAACGAGACTGACTTTGAGGCTAGCCAACTAGACGGAAATCAGAACTTGATAGCCCTTCATACTGAACTACAAAAACTTACAAGATTTTTTAAGAGTGAGATGTCGTCATTGCTAGGAATCGCGATAACTTTTAGCAGTGGTGACGGAGATTGA
- a CDS encoding HTTM domain-containing protein, with the protein MLGRWTHFLFKEEPIYPLVTFRIVFGFLMFISTLRFIYLGWIPEHFIDTQFQFKYYGFEWVGLLPPFWMYVVHGLMLFSALGVMLGFLYRFSAALMFLTFTYIELIDLTYYLNHYYFISLVSLLLIFIPANKYLSFDARIWPEMVAEKTAAWHINLIKFQIFVVYFFAGIAKMNYDWLMDALPMKIWLPAHDTVPVLGDIFSHEWAPYAFSWLGMFYDTFIVFFLLFKPTRPIAYIAVVLFHLTVGILFQIGVFPVVMIGVTLIFFSAAWHQRILSFFVNLVKFKVPNSYALKVKQGFMPKPLLALLISSYVLFQLVFPLRYLAYPGNLFWTEEGYRFSWRVMLMEKAGTATFYVKDKRTGREGIVDNGEFLNAHQEKQMAFQPDMILQYAHFLGQYYQNQGVLEPEVRVKAWVTLNARPSQLIVDPNVDLMEVKDSWQKKDWILPFTDNN; encoded by the coding sequence ATGCTAGGTCGTTGGACCCATTTTCTTTTTAAAGAAGAGCCAATTTATCCTTTGGTGACTTTCAGGATTGTGTTCGGTTTTTTGATGTTTATTTCTACACTCAGGTTTATCTACCTGGGATGGATTCCAGAACATTTTATTGACACACAGTTCCAGTTTAAGTATTATGGTTTTGAATGGGTAGGGCTCTTGCCACCCTTTTGGATGTATGTGGTCCACGGTCTTATGCTTTTCTCTGCATTGGGAGTCATGCTTGGGTTTTTATACCGTTTTTCGGCCGCTCTAATGTTCCTTACTTTTACCTACATAGAGCTTATAGATTTAACTTACTACCTTAATCATTACTATTTCATTAGCTTAGTAAGTCTGCTTTTGATTTTTATTCCTGCTAATAAATACCTCAGTTTTGATGCTAGAATATGGCCTGAAATGGTAGCGGAGAAAACCGCAGCGTGGCATATAAACCTTATTAAATTTCAGATTTTTGTGGTTTACTTTTTTGCAGGAATTGCCAAAATGAATTACGACTGGCTGATGGATGCACTTCCTATGAAAATTTGGCTCCCAGCTCATGATACGGTTCCTGTTTTGGGTGACATTTTTAGTCATGAATGGGCACCATATGCCTTTAGTTGGCTCGGGATGTTTTATGACACCTTTATAGTTTTCTTTTTACTTTTTAAACCAACTAGGCCTATTGCCTATATCGCCGTGGTTTTGTTTCATTTGACGGTTGGTATTCTATTTCAGATAGGTGTGTTTCCTGTTGTCATGATTGGCGTTACGCTTATCTTCTTTTCGGCAGCTTGGCATCAAAGAATCCTGTCATTTTTCGTAAACTTGGTGAAGTTTAAAGTGCCAAATAGTTATGCTTTAAAAGTTAAGCAAGGATTTATGCCAAAACCTTTGCTTGCTCTTTTGATAAGCTCTTATGTTTTATTTCAATTAGTATTTCCGCTAAGATATCTCGCTTATCCAGGTAATTTGTTTTGGACAGAAGAAGGTTACAGATTTAGTTGGCGTGTAATGTTGATGGAAAAGGCGGGTACAGCCACTTTTTATGTCAAAGATAAAAGGACAGGCAGGGAAGGGATAGTTGACAATGGTGAGTTTTTAAACGCTCATCAGGAGAAACAAATGGCTTTTCAGCCAGATATGATATTGCAGTATGCCCACTTTTTAGGTCAATATTATCAAAATCAAGGAGTTTTAGAGCCAGAAGTTCGAGTGAAGGCATGGGTGACTTTAAATGCTCGTCCTAGTCAGCTAATAGTAGACCCTAATGTAGACCTAATGGAGGTTAAGGATTCATGGCAAAAAAAGGATTGGATATTGCCTTTTACAGACAATAACTAA
- a CDS encoding TonB-dependent receptor domain-containing protein — MRHLLFLLFLPVFVFGQNVDLRGTVTEASSGKPLSDVIVSISGQTEIAFTSKEGVFVFKDLPFGEYQLNFNLLGKISSNLNVLYNASSEKIAVKLEDSSLDLEAVTVNAKAENDFGRTHLKSIQGTSIYESKKSEVVLLEDISANLSTNNARQVYAKITGLNIWESDGAGLQLGIGGRGLSPNRTANFNTRQNGYDISADALGYPESYYTPATEALQKIEIIRGASSLQYGTQFGGMLNFVFKKGPKDKKIELTSRQTLGSWNFFGSFNSIGGTVGKLNYYTFYQHKQGDGWRPNGGFSQDNIYVDLTYNFTENFSAEFNHTFSNYTAQQPGGLTDALFDQDARQSFRDRNWFDVDWNLTSLTFDWKVNDRVRLNSRTFKLDAGRSSVGNLERINVADLGGNRTLIAGKFDNIGNETRLLTRYKLGKEYGAFVFGTRYYRGVTTSIQGDGSDGSDADFSFVNPENPENSNFRFPNTNFSVFMENIFNISPKLSITPGVRFEYINTKSEGYYRQRVFDFAGNLISDVKTEDDLSRKRSFVILGLGASFRQSDDLEVYANVSQNYRAINFTDLRIVNPNFSVDPDLQDEKGFTADLGLRGKKSTYFSYDLSLFYIAYKGRIGQILKADQPPLYLDYRLRTNVADARNIGLEAFLEYDVLKALNPSSSKSLSVYVNGAVIDAKYINTEEASIKGKKVEMVPPVMVRTGITYRDNAFSSSIQFSHVGEHFTDATNAIRTATAVEGIIPAYQVVDFSAAYSWKVLRLEGSINNLLNQMYFTRRAEAYPGPGIIPSDGRGFYMTLGVKI; from the coding sequence ATGAGGCACTTACTTTTTTTATTATTTCTTCCAGTATTCGTTTTTGGTCAAAATGTTGACCTGCGTGGTACCGTAACTGAGGCAAGCTCTGGTAAACCTTTATCTGATGTAATTGTCAGTATTTCGGGTCAGACGGAAATAGCTTTTACATCAAAGGAAGGTGTGTTTGTGTTTAAGGATTTGCCATTCGGTGAATACCAATTAAACTTTAACCTTTTAGGTAAAATCTCGTCAAATCTTAATGTATTGTACAATGCAAGTTCAGAGAAAATTGCTGTTAAACTAGAAGACAGCTCTTTGGATTTGGAAGCAGTTACTGTCAATGCTAAAGCAGAGAATGACTTTGGTAGAACCCACCTAAAGTCTATTCAAGGAACCTCGATTTATGAAAGTAAGAAGAGCGAAGTAGTTCTTTTGGAAGATATTTCTGCCAATCTTTCTACCAATAATGCTCGACAGGTTTATGCTAAAATAACTGGACTTAATATTTGGGAAAGTGATGGAGCAGGCTTACAGTTAGGAATAGGTGGAAGGGGCTTAAGCCCAAACAGAACGGCAAATTTTAATACACGTCAAAACGGTTATGATATTTCAGCAGATGCCTTGGGCTATCCTGAAAGCTATTACACGCCGGCCACGGAAGCATTACAGAAAATTGAAATAATAAGAGGAGCATCCTCTTTACAGTACGGAACGCAATTTGGCGGTATGCTAAATTTTGTTTTCAAAAAAGGCCCAAAGGATAAGAAGATTGAGCTGACTAGTCGTCAAACGCTGGGTAGCTGGAATTTTTTCGGCTCTTTTAACAGCATTGGAGGTACTGTTGGTAAACTAAATTACTATACCTTTTATCAGCATAAGCAAGGCGACGGTTGGCGGCCGAATGGTGGCTTTTCACAGGATAATATTTATGTAGACTTGACATACAATTTCACGGAGAACTTTAGTGCCGAGTTTAATCATACTTTCAGTAATTATACCGCACAGCAGCCTGGAGGCTTAACGGATGCTTTGTTTGACCAAGACGCTAGACAATCTTTTAGAGATAGAAACTGGTTTGATGTCGATTGGAATTTGACCTCATTAACTTTTGACTGGAAGGTTAATGATAGAGTCCGTTTAAACTCTAGAACCTTCAAATTAGACGCAGGAAGGTCTTCAGTTGGGAATTTAGAACGTATCAATGTAGCAGACCTTGGCGGTAATAGAACGCTAATTGCTGGTAAGTTTGACAATATCGGTAACGAGACAAGACTATTGACCCGTTATAAATTAGGAAAAGAATACGGTGCTTTCGTCTTTGGGACGAGGTATTATAGAGGGGTGACTACCTCCATTCAAGGAGACGGCTCAGATGGTTCAGATGCTGATTTTAGTTTTGTCAATCCTGAAAACCCAGAAAACTCAAATTTCCGTTTCCCGAATACCAATTTCTCCGTTTTTATGGAGAATATATTTAACATCTCGCCTAAGTTAAGTATTACACCTGGAGTTAGGTTTGAGTATATTAATACCAAATCAGAAGGGTATTATAGGCAGCGTGTGTTTGATTTTGCAGGGAACCTTATATCTGACGTGAAAACTGAAGATGATTTGTCTAGAAAACGTTCTTTCGTGATTTTAGGATTGGGTGCATCTTTTAGGCAAAGCGATGATTTAGAAGTTTATGCCAATGTGTCTCAAAACTATAGAGCTATAAATTTTACAGATTTGAGAATTGTTAATCCAAACTTCTCTGTTGACCCAGACTTGCAAGACGAAAAAGGTTTTACGGCAGATTTAGGTTTAAGAGGGAAAAAGAGTACCTATTTCTCGTATGATTTAAGTTTGTTTTATATCGCCTATAAAGGCAGAATAGGTCAAATTCTAAAAGCCGATCAACCACCTTTATACTTGGATTACCGATTAAGAACCAATGTGGCAGATGCCAGAAACATAGGGCTGGAAGCATTTCTCGAGTATGATGTTTTGAAAGCTTTAAATCCCTCTAGTAGTAAGTCGCTTTCGGTTTATGTGAATGGAGCGGTGATTGATGCCAAATATATCAACACCGAAGAAGCCAGCATAAAAGGTAAAAAAGTAGAAATGGTGCCTCCTGTTATGGTAAGGACTGGTATAACCTATAGAGACAATGCTTTTAGTAGCTCTATTCAGTTTTCACACGTAGGTGAGCACTTCACCGACGCTACTAATGCCATAAGAACCGCCACTGCGGTAGAGGGTATAATTCCAGCCTATCAAGTAGTAGACTTCTCTGCCGCATATTCTTGGAAGGTTTTGAGGCTAGAAGGCTCTATTAACAACTTACTGAATCAAATGTATTTTACCAGAAGGGCAGAGGCATATCCTGGCCCAGGTATTATTCCATCGGATGGCAGAGGTTTTTATATGACTTTAGGGGTTAAGATATAA
- the lptB gene encoding LPS export ABC transporter ATP-binding protein: MILRTENLIKKYGQRMVNNEVSYQVEQGEIVGLLGPNGAGKTTSFYMAVGLVKPNSGKIWLGEQDITHLPMYKRAKLGLGYLSQEPSVFRDLTVYENIYGILELAMPSLSKAEKKEKTEELLEEFSLEHVRKSKGIVLSGGERRRTEIARALAVDPKFILLDEPFAGVDPIAVEEIQSIVAKLKHRNIGILITDHNVNETLSITDRAYLLFEGKILKHGSAEELAADEMVRRVYLGKHFELKRKV, encoded by the coding sequence ATGATACTTAGAACAGAAAATCTTATTAAAAAATATGGCCAAAGAATGGTCAACAACGAGGTTAGCTATCAGGTAGAACAAGGCGAAATAGTCGGTTTGCTGGGGCCTAATGGTGCTGGAAAAACAACCTCTTTTTACATGGCTGTGGGCTTGGTAAAGCCAAACTCTGGGAAAATTTGGTTAGGAGAGCAAGATATCACACATTTACCCATGTATAAAAGGGCCAAATTAGGTTTGGGTTATTTGTCGCAAGAACCATCGGTATTTAGAGATTTGACTGTTTATGAAAACATATATGGCATATTAGAATTGGCAATGCCAAGCTTAAGTAAAGCCGAAAAGAAAGAAAAGACTGAAGAGCTTTTAGAAGAGTTTTCTTTAGAACACGTCAGAAAAAGTAAAGGAATTGTTCTTTCTGGTGGTGAGCGAAGAAGAACGGAAATTGCCCGAGCTCTAGCGGTTGACCCGAAGTTCATCTTACTAGACGAACCTTTTGCAGGGGTTGACCCCATTGCTGTAGAAGAAATTCAGTCTATTGTAGCGAAGCTAAAGCACAGAAATATAGGCATTTTAATAACCGACCATAACGTAAACGAAACCCTTTCTATCACTGATAGAGCTTACTTACTCTTTGAAGGTAAAATCTTAAAACATGGGTCTGCTGAGGAACTTGCCGCCGATGAAATGGTAAGACGTGTTTACTTAGGAAAACATTTTGAGTTGAAAAGGAAAGTCTGA